From Juglans regia cultivar Chandler chromosome 8, Walnut 2.0, whole genome shotgun sequence, the proteins below share one genomic window:
- the LOC108989096 gene encoding oligopeptide transporter 7-like, with product MNRDQEIEAPLIQKSQTFQPQASDSGLTEDGSGVENSPIEQVALTVPVTDEPSLPSFTFRTWILGTLACVLLSFLNQFFWYRREPLSITSISAQIAVVPLGHLMASTITDRVFFRGRWWEFTLNPGPFNVKEHVLITIFANSGAGNVYAIHLVSAVKIFYKKNMSFLVAFLVVITTQVLGFGWAGLFRRYLVEPAAMWWPQNLVQVSLFRALHEKEKRPKDGLTRNQFFLIAFFCSFAYYVFPGYLFPMLTSVSWICWVFPTSILAQQLGSGLHGLGIGALGFDWSSISSYLGSPLASPWFATANIAAGFVLITYVITPIAYWLNIYKAKTFPIFSDGLFTSSGQSYNISAIIDANFRLDIDAYKHKGRLYLSVFFALYYGINFACLAATVVHVFLFQGREMWQLSKSAIQEKKMDVHTKLMRKYKQVPQWWFMCILVINIVASIFTCQYYNDQLQLPWWGVLLACCIALFFTLPVGVIKATTNQMLTLNVITEYIIGYLYPGYPVANICFKVYGNISVKQGITFLEDFKLGHYMKIPPRFMFVVQVVGTVVAALVHLGTAWWLMDSIPNICDRELLPAGSPWTCPGDHVFYDASVIWGLIGTRRIFGDLGHYSAINWFFLAGAIAPVLVWLAHKAFPDRQWIRLITMPVLLGATLNMPPATAVNYTSWILIGFTSGFIAYRYYREWWSRHNYVLSGALDAGLAFMGVLLYFCFGMEHIGLNWWGSDSDGCPLASCPTVGGVIVDGCPLL from the exons ATGAACAGAGATCAAGAAATCGAAGCTCCTCTCA TCCAGAAGAGTCAGACCTTCCAACCTCAAGCCTCCGATTCGGGCTTAACGGAGGATGGTTCCGGCGTTGAGAACTCTCCTATCGAGCAGGTAGCTCTCACGGTTCCGGTCACCGACGAACCCTCTCTCCCGAGTTTCACCTTCAGGACGTGGATTCTCGGAACACTAGCATGCGTCCTTCTCTCCTTCCTCAACCAGTTCTTCTGGTATCGGAGGGAGCCTTTGTCAATCACGTCGATCTCGGCTCAGATCGCGGTGGTCCCGCTCGGCCACTTGATGGCCTCGACGATTACAGACCGGGTGTTCTTCAGGGGGCGATGGTGGGAGTTCACGCTGAATCCCGGCCCGTTCAACGTGAAGGAGCACGTGCTGATCACGATCTTCGCCAACTCCGGGGCGGGTAACGTGTACGCGATTCACCTCGTTAGCGCCGTCAAGATATTCTACAAAAAGAATATGTCGTTCCTGGTGGCGTTTCTTGTCGTTATAACGACGCAGGTGCTGGGGTTCGGGTGGGCCGGGCTGTTTCGGCGTTACTTGGTGGAGCCCGCTGCCATGTGGTGGCCCCAAAATCTCGTGCAAGTCTCGCTATTCAG GGCATTACATGAGAAAGAGAAGAGGCCCAAGGATGGGTTAACACGGAATCAATTCTTCCTCATCGCCTTCTTCTGCTCCTTTGCTTACTATGTCTTTCCAGGCTACCTATTCCCAATGTTAACGTCCGTTTCCTGGATTTGTTGGGTTTTCCCTACTTCCATCCTTGCCCAACAGCTAGGCTCAGGACTTCACGGTCTTGGCATTGGTGCTTTGGGTTTTGATTGGTCCAGTATATCCTCTTACCTTGGAAGCCCACTTGCCAGTCCATGGTTTGCTACTGCCAACATTGCTGCTGGTTTTGTGCTCATCACGTATGTTATTACCCCCATAGCTTATTGGCTTAATATCTATAAAGCCAAGACGTTTCCCATATTCTCAGATGGGCTTTTCACTTCTAGTGGCCAAAGCTACAATATCTCAGCTATAATAGATGCCAACTTTCGCCTTGACATTGATGCATATAAGCATAAAGGCCGTCTTTATCTCAGCGTCTTCTTTGCTTTATACTATGGTATCAATTTTGCCTGCCTTGCTGCCACTGTTGTTCATGTGTTCCTCTTCCAAGGAAG GGAAATGTGGCAGCTAAGCAAGTCTGCCATCCAAGAGAAGAAGATGGATGTGCACACAAAGCTCATGAGAAAATATAAGCAAGTTCCTCAATGGTGGTTCATGTGCATCCTTGTGATCAACATTGTGGCTTCCATATTTACTTGCCAGTACTACAACGATCAACTCCAATTGCCATGGTGGGGCGTCTTGCTAGCTTGCTGTATTGCCTTATTTTTCACTCTTCCTGTTGGAGTCATCAAGGCCACAACAAATCAG ATGCTGACCTTGAATGTGATCACAGAGTATATTATCGGGTATCTATATCCAGGATATCCTGTTGCCAACATATGCTTCAAAGTGTATGGCAACATAAGTGTGAAACAGGGAATCACCTTTCTGGAAGACTTCAAGCTTGGTCATTATATGAAGATTCCTCCAAGATTCATGTTTGTGGTGCAG GTTGTAGGTACTGTAGTAGCAGCATTGGTGCATTTAGGAACAGCATGGTGGCTTATGGATAGCATTCCAAACATATGTGATAGGGAATTGCTTCCAGCTGGCAGCCCATGGACTTGCCCAGGCGATCATGTATTCTATGATGCTTCTGTTATATGGGGCCTGATTGGGACTCGAAGAATTTTTGGAGATCTTGGGCACTACTCTGCCATCAACTGGTTTTTTCTGGCTGGGGCTATAGCTCCTGTCCTAGTTTGGCTTGCACACAAGGCCTTCCCTGACAGACAGTGGATTAGACTCATCACTATGCCTGTGCTCTTAGGGGCAACACTGAACATGCCCCCTGCCACTGCTGTCAATTACACCAGCTGGATTCTTATTGGTTTCACGTCGGGCTTTATTGCTTACAGATACTACCGTGAGTGGTGGAGCCGCCACAACTACGTGCTATCCGGGGCACTTGATGCTGGATTAGCCTTCATGGGAGTATTATTATACTTTTGTTTTGGGATGGAACATATTGGTCTCAACTGGTGGGGCAGTGATTCAGATGGATGTCCACTGGCTTCTTGTCCAACGGTTGGAGGGGTCATAGTGGACGGCTGCCCACTTCT ATGA